The sequence atcattatcatcattaaaacaaAGGATACCAATTGTAAacttttcatcattttcagtATTTTTCAATCAATCACTTGATAAGAATTTTGATGAATCAGTTTTaccatcaattgataatattgataatttaccaACAGAATATATGAAGAGTAAAGTTGTTGgtgaatatattttattggaAGCttctaaaaaatataatataccatcaattttaattagaCCACCaagtatatttttaaatccagAAACAGGTATTGGTCATATTAGTGACTTCTCTTTATTATCAATCCAATCATGTTATGAATTAGGTTATTATCCaaatcaatttgaaaatgattttattttaattaatacaattacatggttatcaaataatattacaaatattataatGAATGATAATTGTTGGACAGAttcaaaaatgaatatttataatGTACATGGtaaacaaattcaatcaagtttaataattaaaccaCTTGAAAAACATTTCAATTGTAAACATATCAATACTAATGATTGGATTGATATggtaaataattcaaataaaaaatcatgtattaaattaaaatcattccATTCTTTggatataattttaaaaagtgaaAACAATAGATATAAACCCAATGAAAATCAAAGCATATCATTATCAACCAAATCATTACTAGAATCAATGGGCTCATACAACACTGATCTTGAAATCACTgataaaatgattatttctcatattaatcaaatttttaatttaaatgaaacaatttaattaaaaaataaaattttaaaattttaataaatataaatataatttttaatttatttatttttttttattattactattattattattattattattattattttttaattaattaattttaacctCTTGAAATATCTCTACCGAAAACACTACTCTTTAACCAATCGAAAGAGACTAAAGCACGATTTCTAACACTTAAAAGTTTAGTGAAATATACACTTCTCCAGAGGTAATAAGTGATATAACCTTCAGAGACAGTTGTTGAATGATCACCTTTGAATTCAGCTACAGCTTGATGATCACCAACATAAGCTAAAGTACCCATatgtttatatttaaataatggtttCTCTTTGACGGCTTCCTCAAAGCTTTTATTTGAACCAGTGATTGAATTGAAAAGGTTTAATTTctcttgttgtttttctttttcctctTTATGTGCATCTGGATTCTCTCTCTTTTTAATGAGATCATTATTCATTTCCTCTGCCAATTGATTGAATAATCTGCCTAAATAACGACCTTGTTGAGAAGCAACTTGAGCAGTTTGAGCCAATGGTTTTGATGGATTAATTGAAGCATCACCAATTGACCAAATTCCATCAGTACCAGCCACTCTGAAATaatcatcaacaaccaaACCTCTTCTATTGTTTTGAATATTTGGTCCGATCGATTGCATAATTTGAGTGGTAATCTTTCTTGGTGTATTACCGGTTGCCCATACTAATAAACCGTATGGATGAATTGATTCCTCTTTGGTTGTAGTATTCTTTACTGTAATCTCTTTCTCTCTAACTCCAACAACTGCTGTCTTTGTCCAAATCTTTGTATTGTTTGAACTTTGAAGACGTTTTTCAACATGATCAATAATCTTCTTATcaaaaattgttaaaatatGTGGAAGTGCTTCAACTAATGTAACATTAATTCTCTTTGCTAATGGAtatgtttttaataaatctgaTTGAAggaaatcatttaattctgCTGTAAATTCAACACCAGATGgacctaaaataaaaataaaaaaataaaaaataaaaaataaaaaaatttgaaaattaaaaatgattaggACAGcgagggtttttttttttttttttttttttttttttgggaaaaatatataaataaacttaccaccaccaactacaacgaaatttaataaacgatcaatttctttttcaggTTGACCAGGATAAGAAGCAGTTTCAAGacaatcaataattttatctcTAATGTTACGAGtatcattaatttcttttaagaAACAAGCATTCTCTTTTACACCTGGAATACCAAAGGTTTGATTATCGGCACCGACACCAACGATCAAATGATCATACTCTAATTCGAATTCTGAAACTTCACCTTTTACAGCACTATTATCATAACATTTAACCTTTTTAGAAACTGGATCAACTGATAAACATTCTGCTTCATAAAAAGTTGCATCCTCTGCATCTGCTCTCTTACAATACTTTCTAATTGGTTCCATAATTGATCTAACTTCAACTGTACCTGTTGTACCACCAACTAATAATGgtgtaaataaaaagtaatttctttttttttttttttaaatttaaaataaattagtaaataagattaaaataaaaataaaattaaataatttaattaccTTGGTGAAATGATTGTaacatcaaataaatcaGTATGTAATTTTCTTAAGAAACATAATGAACCCCAACCAGTACCAAGAATGACAACTTTTggtcttttctttctttcacTTTCTGGTAATCTAGTTCTAAATTTATCAGTGACTGAATCGAAATCATCATTAACCACCATATCAATTATCCAAAAACCACCTAAACCTGCTACTGCTAATCCACCCCAAAATgcaaatttattcattttcttttttggttcttgttctttttgttgttgttgttgttgattttgttcattattattactattatcagtTGATGTCGAAAATCTTTGTATAAATTgtgtttgattatttttacatgCGACAATACGATTTGTTGACactgttttaattaattgatttttattaacttttgaAAATGCTcttgaaatcattttttaatttatttattttattaatttatttattttattaatttgtttattttttatttatttatttatttttggaaaaaaaaaaaaaaattaaaaggttttaatttttataaatctttgaaaaaaaaaaaaaaaaaattgaaaaataaaaatagaaaaataaaaaaaaagttattattataactttATAATTAGTTGTAGTTTGTGAagtgagaaaaaaaaatgaagaaaaaaaaaaaaaaaaaaattcaaaaaaaaaataaaaaaaatataataccacaaaaaaaaaaaaaaaaacagtagGACCTGCATAGGTCGGGGCAAATTTTACGTATTTGCCACCATACTgttagatttttatttttttttttttattttttttttttttttttcggaAATGAAATGGCTTTCGTTTTTGAT comes from Dictyostelium discoideum AX4 chromosome 2 chromosome, whole genome shotgun sequence and encodes:
- a CDS encoding pyridine nucleotide-disulphide oxidoreductase, NAD-binding region domain-containing protein; translation: MISRAFSKVNKNQLIKTVSTNRIVACKNNQTQFIQRFSTSTDNSNNNEQNQQQQQQKEQEPKKKMNKFAFWGGLAVAGLGGFWIIDMVVNDDFDSVTDKFRTRLPESERKKRPKVVILGTGWGSLCFLRKLHTDLFDVTIISPRNYFLFTPLLVGGTTGTVEVRSIMEPIRKYCKRADAEDATFYEAECLSVDPVSKKVKCYDNSAVKGEVSEFELEYDHLIVGVGADNQTFGIPGVKENACFLKEINDTRNIRDKIIDCLETASYPGQPEKEIDRLLNFVVVGGGPSGVEFTAELNDFLQSDLLKTYPLAKRINVTLVEALPHILTIFDKKIIDHVEKRLQSSNNTKIWTKTAVVGVREKEITVKNTTTKEESIHPYGLLVWATGNTPRKITTQIMQSIGPNIQNNRRGLVVDDYFRVAGTDGIWSIGDASINPSKPLAQTAQVASQQGRYLGRLFNQLAEEMNNDLIKKRENPDAHKEEKEKQQEKLNLFNSITGSNKSFEEAVKEKPLFKYKHMGTLAYVGDHQAVAEFKGDHSTTVSEGYITYYLWRSVYFTKLLSVRNRALVSFDWLKSSVFGRDISRG